A genomic stretch from Penaeus vannamei isolate JL-2024 chromosome 6, ASM4276789v1, whole genome shotgun sequence includes:
- the mRpL52 gene encoding large ribosomal subunit protein mL52, translating to MAQHMIRNIFSISGRVSSLSARCISTTPIVDGKFQKKFDTSMGAWGPLVDGPDYTFLDGRPTPLRSGQRRRAKQQKEVSEKVLQLMKETNFAIERHQRLLHEEKEKKNQILNEKLKPKGHKLLKN from the exons gaaGAGTTAGCAGTCTCAGTGCAAGATGTATATCTACCACACCAATAGTAGATGGGAAATTCCAAAAAAA GTTTGATACATCTATGGGAGCATGGGGGCCGCTAGTGGATGGGCCAGACTACACATTTCTTGATGGGCGACCAACTCCCCTTCGCAGTGGGCAGAGAAGGAGAGCCAAGCAGCAGAAGGAAGTTTCG GAAAAGGTTTTACAGTTGATGAAGGAAACAAATTTTGCAATTGAACGGCATCAGAGACTTTTgcatgaagaaaaggagaagaaaaatcagaTTCTTAATGAAAAGTTAAAGCCAAAAGGTCATAAATTACTAAAGAATTAA